The following proteins come from a genomic window of Trifolium pratense cultivar HEN17-A07 linkage group LG4, ARS_RC_1.1, whole genome shotgun sequence:
- the LOC123924771 gene encoding laccase-4-like encodes MEPHFLAIFLVALSFPTFVHSLVRHYNFNVVLKNETKLCSTKTFVSVNGKFPGPTLYAREDDTVIVRVTNHVTHNVTIHWHGIKQLRTCWSDGPAYVTQCPIQTGQSFVYNFTLTGQRGTLLWHAHITWLRATMHGAIVILPKRGIPYPFPKPDKEKIIILGEWWKSDVEAVVNQATNSGMPPNISDAHTINGHPGPAPGCISQGYTLHVESGKTYLLRIINAALNDELFFKIADHKLTVVEADASYLKPFEIDTIFLSPGQTTNVLLTANKHIGKYLIATTPFMDAPIGFDNLSSIATLRYKGTPPYTKTLLTYIPPLNATPITKTFIDSLRSINSNTYPTKVSSTIDHSLLFAITVGLNPCDTCLTGNKLVSAINNLTFLMPTISLLQAHYSNIKGVFTDDFPANPPMIFDYTGTDQPGNLHTDSGTRVYRLNFNSSVQIVLQGTAMIAPENHPFHLHGFNFFVVGQGLGNFDPIKDTLRFNLVDPVERNTLSVPNDGWVAIRFRADNPGVWFLHCHLEVHTTWGLKMAFIVDNGRGPNESILPPPKDLPKC; translated from the exons ATGGAGCCACACTTTCTAGCAATTTTTTTGGTAGCTCTTTCATTTCCAACCTTTGTTCATTCCTTGGTGCGTCATTACAATTTTAAT GTGGTATTGAAGAATGAAACAAAGCTTTGTTCAACAAAAACTTTTGTCTCAGTCAATGGAAAATTCCCAGGGCCAACTCTATATGCAAGAGAGGATGACACTGTAATAGTAAGGGTCACTAACCATGTTACACACAATGTTACAATCCACTG GCATGGAATCAAACAACTTAGGACTTGTTGGTCTGATGGACCAGCATATGTCACACAATGCCCGATTCAGACAGGCCAAAGCTTTGTTTACAACTTTACTCTCACAGGTCAAAGAGGCACACTTCTATGGCATGCACATATCACTTGGCTAAGAGCCACAATGCATGGTGCTATTGTCATTTTGCCTAAAAGAGGAATTCCTTATCCATTTCCTAAACCTGACAAAGAAAAGATAATCATTCTAG GTGAATGGTGGAAATCAGATGTTGAAGCTGTGGTTAATCAAGCAACAAATTCTGGTATGCCACCAAATATTTCGGATGCTCATACCATCAACGGTCATCCAGGACCGGCTCCCGGTTGCATTTCTCAGG GTTACACTCTACATGTCGAAAGTGGCAAGACCTATCTACTACGCATTATAAACGCAGCTTTAAACGACGAACTATTCTTCAAAATTGCAGACCATAAACTAACAGTTGTTGAAGCAGATGCATCATACCTTAAACCTTTCGAAATCGACACAATATTTCTAAGTCCAGGCCAAACCACAAATGTTCTTCTAACTGCCAACAAACATATCGGCAAGTACTTAATAGCAACAACGCCTTTCATGGATGCACCTATCGGCTTTGACAACCTTTCTTCAATTGCTACACTTCGCTACAAAGGAACACCGCCATACACCAAAACACTTTTAACATACATTCCTCCACTTAATGCAACACCAATAACAAAAACTTTCATTGATTCTCTTAGAAGCATTAATTCAAACACCTACCCTACAAAAGTTTCATCAACCATTGATCATTCTCTTTTGTTTGCTATAACTGTTGGACTTAATCCATGTGATACATGTCTCACTGGTAACAAACTTGTATCTGCTATAAACAATCTCACATTTTTAATGCCTACAATTTCACTTCTTCAAGCACATTACTCTAATATTAAGGGTGTTTTTACTGATGATTTTCCTGCAAATCCACCTATGATTTTCGATTATACCGGAACCGATCAACCGGGTAATCTTCATACTGATAGTGGTACAAGAGTTTATAGATTGAATTTTAATTCAAGTGTTCAAATTGTTCTTCAAGGCACTGCAATGATAGCACCAGAAAATCATCCATTTCATTTGCATGGGTTCAATTTCTTTGTTGTTGGACAAGGTTTAGGGAACTTTGATCCTATAAAGGATACTTTAAGGTTTAATCTTGTTGACCCGGTTGAAAGAAATACATTGTCAGTACCAAATGATGGATGGGTTGCAATCAGATTCAGGGCAGATAACCCAG GTGTTTGGTTTCTGCATTGCCATTTAGAAGTGCACACAACATGGGGACTTAAAATGGCATTCATAGTAGACAATGGAAGAGGCCCTAATGAGTCCATACTTCCACCACCCAAAGATCTTCCAAAGTGCTAG
- the LOC123924173 gene encoding adenylosuccinate lyase-like, which yields MALSNATQFTTFNLLNPQKPTNPFPSSHVSFPSPSLTTFKPITATMSQIHSSNNLQLSTLTTLSPLDGRYREKVKDLAPIMGEYGLNYYRVIVEIKWLLKLSEISEIVEVPAFSDDAKAYLQGLIDDFSVNDVTEIKNFERITNHDVKAVEYFLKQKCQSNAEIAKVLEFFHFACTSEDINNLAHALMLKEAMNSVIFPVMDKIIKALCTMAKDNAHISMLSRTHGQPASPTTLGKEMAIFAVRLSRERKELSQVEILGKFAGAVGNYNAHLSAYPDVNWPGIAQEFVQSLGLSFNPYVAQIETHDYMAKIFHSFIQFNNILIDFDRDVWGYISLGYFKQITKAGEIGSSTMPHKVNPIDFENSEGNLGVANGGFSHLSMKLPISRWQRDLTDSTVLRNMGVNFGYSLLAYKSTLQGIGKLQVNEARLSEDLDQCWEVLAEPIQTVMRRYGVPEPYEKLKALTRGKAITKESIRDFIEGLDIPHDAKTYLLKLTPHTYVGSAVELARTVEHEVNNILN from the exons ATGGCACTCTCCAACGCAACCCAATTCACAACCTTCAATCTTCTCAATCCTCAAAAACCCACAAACCCTTTTCCTTCTTCCCATGTTTCATTCCCTTCACCCTCTCTCACCACCTTCAAACCCATCACCGCCACCATGTCCCAAATTCACTCCTCCAACAACCTCCAACTCTCCACTTTAACAACTTTATCACCACTTGATGGCCGTTATCGTGAAAAAGTTAAAGACTTGGCTCCTATCATGGGTGAATATGGTCTCAATTACTATAGGGTCATTGTTGAG ATTAAATGGTTGCTGAAGCTTTCTGAAATTAGTGAAATTGTTGAGGTTCCTGCTTTTAGTGATGATGCTAAAGCTTATTTACAAGGTTTGATTGATGATTTTAGTGTGAATGATGTTACGGAGATTAAGAATTTTGAGAGGATTACTAATCATGATGTGAAAGCTGTGGAGTATTTCTTGAAACAAAAGTGCCAATCAAATGCTGAAATTGCCAAG GTGCTTGAGTTTTTCCACTTTGCTTGCACTTCCGAGGATATAAATAACCTTGCTCATGCTTTGATGCTGAAAGAAGCAATGAATTCTGTTATTTTTCCTGTCATGGATAAAATTATCAAAGCTTTGTGTACAATGGCCAAAGACAATGCTCATATCTCTATGCTTTCTCGCACTCATGGCCAG CCAGCTTCACCAACAACTTTGGGGAAGGAAATGGCAATATTTGCTGTGAGACTAAGCAGAGAAAGGAAGGAGCTGTCTCAGGTTGAAATTTTGGGGAAATTTGCCGGCGCAGTTGGCAATTACAATGCACATCTTTCTGCATATCCTGATGTTAACTGGCCTGGCATTGCACAAGAGTTTGTACAGTCTCTTGGATTAAGCTTTAATCCTTATGTTGCTCAG ATTGAAACTCATGACTACATGGCAaagatttttcattcattcatccaATTCAACAATATATTAATTGACTTTGATAGAGATGTATGGGGCTATATTTCTTTGGGCTACTTTAAGCAG ATCACTAAGGCTGGTGAGATTGGATCATCAACTATGCCTCACAAAGTGAACCCCATTGATTTTGAGAACAGTGAAGGCAATTTAGGTGTGGCTAATGGAGGTTTTTCTCATCTAAGCATGAAGTTACCGATTTCACGTTGGCAG AGGGATTTGACTGATTCAACTGTCTTAAGGAACATGGGTGTCAATTTTGGTTATTCTCTTCTTGCGTATAAAAGCACACTTCAAGGAATAGGGAAGCTTCAG GTCAATGAAGCTCGCTTGAGCGAAGACTTGGACCAGTGCTGGGAGGTGCTTGCTGAACCAATCCAGACG GTTATGCGAAGATATGGTGTTCCCGAGCCTTACGAAAAGTTAAAAGCGCTAACAAGAGGGAAAGCA
- the LOC123923152 gene encoding coronatine-insensitive protein 1-like — protein MEEKDTCTTVIGRMSARLTDVVLDCVMPYIHDAKDRDAVSQVCKRWYEIDSSTRKHVTIALCYTTTPDRLRRRFPHLESLKLKGKPRAAMFNLIPENWGGFVTPWVREIEKYFDCLKSLHFRRMIVTDDDLSILARSRHQSLHALKLEKCSGFSTDGLYTICHTCKNLRVLFMEESSVIENNGEWLHELALNNTVLETLNFYLTDINNIRIQDLELIAKNCPNLVSVKITDCEILNLVNFFRYASSLEEFCGGSYNEDPEKYTAVSLPAKLNRLGLTYIGKNEMPIAFPYAAQLKKLDLLYAMLDTEDHCTLIEKCPNLEILESRNVIGDRGLEVLARCCKKLRRLRIERGDDDPGMEDEEGVVSQRGLIALSQGCPELEYMAVYVSDITNASLEHIGTHLKNLCDFRLVLLDREERITDLPLDNGVRALLRGCEKLRRFALYLRPGGLTDVGLGYIGQYSPNVRWILLGYVGETDAGLLEFSKGCPSLQKLEMRGCSFFSEYALAVAATRLKSLRYLWVQGYGASSSGRDLLAMARPYWNIEVIPSRRVVVNNQQDESVVMEMEHPAHILAYYSLAGPRSDFPDTVIPLDPAAAPSYVNT, from the exons ATGGAAGAAAAAGACACGTGTACCACCGTCATCGGAAGAATGAGTGCAAGATTAACCGACGTAGTTCTCGACTGTGTGATGCCGTACATCCACGACGCAAAAGACAGAGACGCAGTTTCACAGGTCTGTAAACGATGGTACGAGATCGATTCATCAACTCGAAAGCACGTGACGATTGCTTTGTGTTACACAACGACGCCGGATAGACTCCGGCGACGGTTTCCTCATCTTGAATCGTTGAAACTGAAAGGAAAACCTAGAGCGGCGATGTTTAATTTGATACCGGAAAATTGGGGAGGTTTTGTTACTCCTTGGGTTAGAGAAATTGAGAAgtattttgattgtttgaaaTCGTTACACTTTCGGAGAATGATTGTTACTGATGATGATCTTTCGATTCTTGCTCGGTCTCGTCATCAGAGTCTTCATGCTCTTAAGCTTGAAAAGTGTTCTGGATTTTCTACTGATGGACTTTACACTATTTGTCACACTTGCAA GAATTTAAGAGTCTTGTTTATGGAGGAAAGCTCAGTTATTGAGAATAATGGTGAATGGCTGCATGAGCTTGCTTTGAATAACACCGTTCTTGAGACACTGAATTTTTACTTGACTGATATTAACAATATCAGAATTCAGGACCTTGAACTTATAGCGAAAAACTGCCCCAACTTGGTCTCTGTTAAAATTACTGATTGTGAAATCTTGAATCTGGTGAACTTCTTTCGATATGCATCTTCTCTTGAAGAATTTTGTGGAGGTTCCTACAATGAAGATCCAGAAAAGTACACTGCTGTATCATTACCAGCAAAGTTAAATCGATTGGGTTTGACATATATTGGAAAGAATGAAATGCCAATTGCGTTCCCTTATGCAGCCCAATTGAAAAAGTTGGACCTTCTCTATGCAATGCTGGATACGGAGGATCATTGTACATTAATCGAGAAATGCCCTAACTTGGAAATCCTTGAG TCAAGGAATGTAATTGGAGACAGAGGATTAGAAGTACTTGCTCGCTGTTGTAAGAAGCTGAGAAGGCTAAGAATCGAAAGAGGTGATGATGATCCAGGAatggaagatgaagaaggtgtTGTTTCCCAAAGAGGACTAATTGCCTTATCACAGGGCTGTCCAGAACTTGAATACATGGCTGTTTATGTATCCGACATCACAAATGCATCTCTAGAACACATTGGTACTCACTTGAAAAACCTCTGCGATTTTCGCCTTGTCTTGCTAGACCGAGAGGAGAGGATAACCGATTTGCCACTTGACAACGGTGTGAGGGCTTTACTGAGAGGTTGCGAAAAGCTTAGAAGATTTGCTCTATATCTCAGACCTGGAGGCTTAACTGATGTAGGCTTAGGCTACATAGGACAATACAGTCCAAACGTGAGATGGATACTTCTCGGTTATGTTGGCGAAACTGATGCAGGGCTCTTGGAATTCTCCAAAGGTTGTCCAAGTCTACAAAAACTTGAAATGCGAGGATGTTCATTTTTCAGTGAATATGCATTAGCTGTTGCTGCAACTAGATTAAAATCTTTGAGGTATCTTTGGGTACAAGGATATGGAGCATCATCTTCTGGGCGCGATCTTTTGGCAATGGCGCGACCCTATTGGAATATTGAGGTGATTCCTTCGAGACGTGTGGTTGTTAACAATCAACAAGATGAGTCTGTTGTCATGGAGATGGAGCATCCAGCTCATATTCTTGCTTATTACTCCCTTGCTGGACCAAGATCAGATTTTCCTGATACTGTTATACCTTTGGATCCTGCTGCTGCACCATCATATGTTAACACCTAA
- the LOC123881522 gene encoding transcription factor DIVARICATA-like has product MDLETLYSPYFMLDSNWFVEESYKTEWSREDNKKFESALAIYDKDTPDRWLKVAEMIPGKTVYDVIKQYRELEEDVCEIEAGNVPIPGYLSSSFTFEVVENQNYDGSKRRHVTVRGSDHERKKGVPWTEEEHRRFLMGLLKYGKGDWRNISRNFVVTKTPTQVASHAQKYYIRQKVSSGGKDKRRPSIHDITTVTLTETSSASDNKQKMGWTSSHYNDGSLQGQDLYDCSFHESYAKMKVSGFATASRDFNKEAVFGIHAL; this is encoded by the exons ATGGATTTAGAAACCCTTTATTCTCCTTATTTTATGTTGGATTCAAATTGGTTTGTTGAAGAGAGTTACAAAACAGAATGGAGTAGAGAAGATAATAAGAAATTTGAAAGTGCTCTTGCTATATATGATAAGGATACACCAGATAGATGGTTAAAAGTTGCTGAGATGATTCCTGGTAAAACTGTTTATGATGTGATTAAGCAATATAGGGAATTGGAAGAAGATGTTTGCGAAATCGAAGCTGGAAATGTTCCGATTCCCGGttatctttcttcttctttcacctTTGAGGTTGTTGAAAATCAAAACTATGATGGAAGTAAAAGAAGACATGTAACTGTTAGAGGTTCTGATCATGAGAGGAAGAAAGGTGTTCCTTGGACTGAAGAGGAACATAG GCGTTTTCTGATGGGACTACTAAAGTATGGAAAAGGCGATTGGAGAAACATCTCTCGCAATTTCGTCGTGACAAAAACTCCGACACAAGTAGCAAGTCATGCACAAAAGTACTACATAAGGCAAAAGGTTTCATCTGGAGGCAAAGATAAAAGAAGACCAAGCATTCATGATATTACAACTGTTACTCTTACAGAAACTTCTTCTGCATCAGATAATAAGCAGAAAATGGGTTGGACTAGTAGTCACTACAATGATGGATCACTACAAGGACAAGATCTCTATGACTGCTCTTTTCATGAATCTTATGCTAAGATGAAAGTTTCCGGTTTCGCGACGGCTTCTAGAGACTTCAACAAAGAAGCTGTTTTTGGTATTCATGCACTTTAA
- the LOC123922373 gene encoding uncharacterized protein LOC123922373, whose protein sequence is MEEQRAIEAGNGKWHGSVSGIICAPIDKVWTIVSQTKRLSQWMPMVERCTTLTGIEDEPGYVRLVSGFMFPQQDGERSWIKERLVSKDSSSHSFVYKMEASNVGLDGSINSLKLLDYGDESTLIQWSFEINPLEDVSENSLVDYLGFLYKSCINKIEGAVEAASRNNSPPQ, encoded by the exons atggaaGAACAAAGG GCTATTGAAGCTGGAAATGGTAAATGGCATGGTTCAGTTAGTGGCATAATTTGTGCACCTATTGACAAAGTTTGGACCATAGTCTCACAAACTAAGAGACTTTCTCAATGGATGCCAATGGTAGAAAGATGCACTACCTTAACTGGAATTGAAGATGAACCAGGCTATGTTAGATTAGTTTCTGGTTTCATGTTTCCTCAACAAGATGGAGAAAGATCATGGATCAAAGAGAGGTTGGTTTCAAAGGACTCATCATCACATAGCTTTGTTTATAAAATGGAAGCAAGTAATGTTGGTTTAGATGGATCTATAAATTCACTAAAACTACTTGATTATGGTGATGAATCAACTCTTATTCAATGGTCTTTTGAGATAAATCCTCTAGAAGATGTTTCTGAAAATAGCTTAGTGGATTATCTAGGATTTCTTTATAAATCTTGTATTAATAAGATTGAGGGTGCTGTAGAAGCTGCATCAAGAAATAATTCACCACCACAGTGA
- the LOC123881542 gene encoding rRNA-processing protein fcf2-like: MAEKKPVVGLSWQPQLAIQSMSKATYLPSHTKPQIEAPTSTLWKPNSELVNGLFVPPNDPRKVNKLLRQQVKDTLGKDWFDMPAQTITPELQRDWKLLKLRGVIDPKLHFKRSDSKNSKTLPKYFQMGTIVDSPVDYYTGRLTKRERKTSIAEEFLADQTSAAYRKRKVREIEEQRKPGGNPNWKIQGKATRKRAKERRKL; this comes from the exons ATGGCAGAGAAGAAACCAGTCGTCGGCCTCTCATGGCAACCACAGTTGGCTATTCAATCTATGTCCAAGGCTACATATCTTCCATCTCACACCAAACCTCAAATCGAGGCACCAACTAGCACCCTTTGGAAACCCAATTCAGAATTGGTTAATGGGCTATTTGTTCCTCCCAACGATCCCCGAAAAGTAAACAAGTTACTGAGACAGCAAGTTAAGGATACTCTTGGGAAAGATTG GTTCGACATGCCTGCTCAAACCATCACCCCTGAGTTGCAGAGAGATTGGAAGTTGCTAAAG TTGAGGGGTGTCATAGATCCAAAGTTGCACTTCAAGAGGTCTGATTCAAAAAATTCCAAGACTCTTCCAAAGTATTTTCAG ATGGGAACAATTGTAGATTCTCCAGTAGACTACTATACAGGCAGATTAACAAAGAGAGAGAGGAAAACATCCATTGCGGAAGAGTTTCTTGCTGATCAAACAAGTGCAGCTTACAG GAAACGAAAGGTTCGAGAAATTGAAGAGCAGCGGAAACCAGGTGGGAATCCAAACTGGAAGATCCAAGGTAAGGCTACTCGTAAGCGCGCAAAAGAAAGGAGGAAGTTGTGA